A section of the Vibrio vulnificus CMCP6 genome encodes:
- the bioA gene encoding adenosylmethionine--8-amino-7-oxononanoate transaminase, with amino-acid sequence MDLAFDRQHIWHPYTSTLTPLTCYPVNSASGVYIKLEDGTTLIDGMSSWWSTIHGYNHPHLNRAAHHQIDQVSHVMFGGITHQPAINLCKKLLSLAPNNLEHVFLADSGSVAVEVSLKMALQYWHARGERRPKFLTLQHGYHGDTFAAMSVTDPDNSMHSLYKGFLPEHIFAKSPTGGFWDEWKPEDLTDFAQKIEQHHQELAAVILEPIVQGAGGMRIYHPEFLKGVRALCDKYGLLLIADEIATGFGRTGKLFACEHADIQPDILCVGKALTGGYMTLSATLTSKHVADTVCGGEAGCFMHGPTFMGNPLACAVATASLELIEQGQWQQQTKQIESLFSELLPKLEEYDLVKNTRWLGAIGVVETHRPVNMETVQALFVEQGVWIRPFGKLIYMMPPFISEPAHIEQLVNAIETALQRAECFV; translated from the coding sequence ATGGATTTGGCCTTCGACCGCCAGCACATCTGGCATCCCTACACTTCGACTCTCACACCTCTGACCTGCTATCCCGTGAACTCCGCAAGTGGTGTGTATATCAAACTGGAAGACGGAACCACGCTCATCGATGGCATGTCTTCATGGTGGTCGACCATTCATGGCTACAATCACCCTCACTTGAATCGAGCGGCACATCATCAAATTGATCAAGTATCCCATGTGATGTTTGGTGGTATCACTCATCAGCCAGCGATCAATTTGTGTAAAAAGTTACTGTCCTTGGCGCCAAATAACCTAGAGCATGTCTTTCTCGCTGATTCAGGCTCAGTGGCCGTGGAGGTTAGCTTAAAAATGGCCTTGCAATACTGGCACGCAAGAGGTGAGCGCAGGCCGAAATTTTTGACATTACAGCATGGCTACCATGGCGATACCTTTGCAGCAATGTCGGTCACCGATCCTGACAACTCGATGCATTCACTCTACAAAGGCTTCTTACCAGAGCACATATTTGCGAAATCACCGACTGGTGGCTTTTGGGATGAGTGGAAGCCAGAAGATCTCACTGACTTTGCGCAGAAGATTGAACAGCACCATCAAGAATTAGCCGCAGTAATCCTTGAACCCATCGTGCAAGGCGCGGGAGGAATGCGTATCTATCATCCAGAGTTTCTGAAAGGCGTTCGAGCACTTTGTGATAAGTATGGTCTACTGCTAATAGCAGATGAAATCGCGACTGGTTTTGGCCGTACTGGCAAGCTGTTTGCCTGCGAGCATGCCGATATCCAACCGGACATTCTGTGTGTCGGTAAAGCACTGACTGGGGGCTACATGACCCTTTCCGCGACCTTAACCAGCAAACACGTCGCCGATACGGTTTGTGGCGGTGAAGCAGGTTGTTTCATGCACGGTCCAACCTTTATGGGCAATCCACTCGCCTGCGCCGTCGCAACCGCCAGTTTAGAGTTGATAGAGCAAGGCCAATGGCAACAGCAAACCAAGCAAATCGAATCGCTGTTTTCTGAGTTACTGCCAAAACTTGAAGAATACGACTTGGTGAAAAACACCCGTTGGTTAGGTGCGATTGGTGTAGTGGAAACACATCGCCCAGTGAATATGGAAACCGTCCAAGCCCTGTTTGTTGAACAAGGTGTTTGGATTCGCCCCTTTGGCAAACTGATTTATATGATGCCGCCATTTATCAGCGAGCCGGCTCATATAGAACAATTGGTGAACGCCATTGAAACCGCACTTCAGCGTGCCGAGTGTTTTGTTTAG
- the serS gene encoding serine--tRNA ligase → MLDSKLLRTELDETAAKLARRGFKLDVETIGKLEEQRKSIQVEVENLQSTRNSISKQIGQLMSAGDKEGAEKIKQQIGSLGSDLDAKKIELDAVMAQLDDIILSVPNIPADEVPNGKDENDNLEISRWGEPKSYDFELKDHVDLGEMGDGLDFASAVKITGARFIVMKGQFARLHRAIAQFMLDLHTEEHGYTEMYVPYLVNADSLFGTGQLPKFGKDLFHTEPLTEKASDEEPRKLSLIPTAEVPVTNLVRDTISDEADLPLKMTAHTPCFRSEAGSYGRDTRGLIRMHQFDKVELVQITKPEDSMNALEELTGHAEKVLQLLELPYRKVLLCTGDMGFGSHKTYDLEVWVPAQNTYREISSCSNMWDFQARRMQARFRRKGEKKPELVHTLNGSGLAVGRTMVAILENNQEADGRIAIPTVLQKYMGGATHIG, encoded by the coding sequence ATGCTGGATTCTAAATTACTTCGTACAGAGCTGGATGAAACAGCTGCTAAACTGGCACGTCGTGGCTTTAAGCTAGACGTAGAGACAATCGGTAAACTTGAAGAACAACGTAAGTCCATTCAAGTAGAAGTTGAAAATTTACAATCCACGCGTAACTCCATCTCCAAGCAAATCGGTCAACTGATGTCGGCTGGTGACAAAGAAGGCGCAGAAAAGATCAAGCAACAAATCGGGTCATTAGGCTCTGATTTAGATGCGAAAAAAATCGAACTTGATGCAGTGATGGCACAGTTAGATGACATCATCCTTTCTGTTCCAAACATTCCTGCGGATGAAGTGCCAAATGGCAAAGACGAGAACGATAATCTTGAGATTTCGCGTTGGGGTGAGCCAAAGTCTTACGACTTCGAATTAAAAGATCACGTTGACCTAGGTGAAATGGGTGACGGTCTAGATTTCGCAAGCGCAGTTAAGATCACTGGTGCGCGTTTCATCGTGATGAAAGGTCAATTTGCTCGCCTACACCGTGCCATCGCTCAGTTTATGCTTGATCTTCACACTGAAGAGCATGGCTATACGGAAATGTATGTGCCTTACCTAGTGAACGCAGACAGCTTGTTTGGTACGGGCCAACTACCAAAGTTTGGTAAAGATCTTTTCCACACAGAGCCGCTGACAGAAAAGGCAAGTGATGAAGAGCCACGTAAACTGTCTCTTATCCCTACAGCAGAAGTACCAGTAACGAACCTTGTTCGCGACACGATTTCTGATGAAGCTGATCTACCGCTTAAGATGACTGCTCACACGCCGTGTTTCCGTTCAGAAGCAGGGTCGTACGGTCGTGACACTCGTGGTCTGATTCGTATGCACCAGTTTGATAAAGTAGAACTGGTACAAATCACCAAACCAGAAGATTCGATGAATGCACTAGAAGAGCTGACTGGCCATGCTGAGAAAGTGCTTCAGCTTCTAGAGTTGCCTTACCGTAAGGTGCTATTGTGCACCGGTGACATGGGCTTTGGCTCGCACAAAACTTACGATTTGGAAGTATGGGTTCCGGCTCAGAACACTTACCGCGAAATCTCATCTTGTTCAAACATGTGGGATTTCCAAGCGCGTCGTATGCAAGCGCGTTTCCGTCGTAAAGGCGAGAAGAAACCTGAACTTGTACACACACTAAACGGTTCTGGTTTAGCGGTAGGTCGTACCATGGTTGCTATCCTAGAAAACAACCAAGAAGCAGATGGCCGCATTGCCATTCCGACCGTACTTCAGAAGTACATGGGCGGCGCAACGCACATCGGTTAA
- a CDS encoding replication-associated recombination protein A, translating into MSNYTLDFSGDEDFRPLAARMRPETIEQYIGQQHILGPGKPLRRALEAGHIHSMILWGPPGTGKTTLAEVAANYANAEVERVSAVTSGVKEIRAAIEKARENKMAGRRTILFVDEVHRFNKSQQDAFLPHIEDGTVTFIGATTENPSFELNNALLSRARVYKLTSLNKEEISLALNQAINDKQRGLGNTPAHFADNVLDRLAELVNGDARMSLNYLELLYDMAEDNAQGEKEITLKLLAEVAGEKVSRFDNKGDIWYDLISAVHKSIRGSNPDAALYWSARMIAAGCDPLYIARRLLAIASEDVGNADPRAMQVALSAWDCFTRVGPAEGERAIAQAIVYLACAPKSNAVYTAWKQALSDAHNLPEFEVPFHLRNAPTGLMKDLGYGEGYRYAHDEPGAYAAGEQYLPAEIDDRKYYQPTNRGLESKIAEKLDYLANLDANSPQKRYEK; encoded by the coding sequence GTGTCAAATTACACCTTAGATTTTTCAGGGGACGAAGATTTTCGTCCCCTTGCTGCTCGTATGAGACCGGAAACGATCGAACAGTACATCGGTCAGCAGCATATTTTAGGCCCTGGTAAGCCATTACGTCGCGCGCTAGAGGCCGGCCACATTCATTCAATGATTTTGTGGGGGCCTCCAGGTACAGGCAAGACAACATTAGCGGAAGTAGCCGCAAACTACGCCAACGCGGAAGTTGAACGCGTCTCTGCGGTCACGTCCGGCGTGAAAGAAATTCGTGCCGCAATTGAAAAAGCACGCGAGAACAAAATGGCGGGTCGTCGCACCATCTTGTTTGTGGATGAGGTACATCGCTTTAATAAATCACAGCAAGATGCCTTCTTACCTCACATTGAAGATGGAACAGTGACTTTTATCGGCGCGACCACAGAAAATCCATCGTTTGAACTGAACAACGCATTATTGTCACGTGCTCGTGTGTATAAGCTTACGTCACTCAACAAAGAAGAAATCTCACTGGCATTAAACCAAGCGATCAACGACAAACAACGTGGTCTGGGTAATACACCAGCACACTTTGCTGATAATGTCTTGGATCGTCTGGCTGAGCTCGTCAATGGTGATGCGCGAATGTCTCTTAACTATCTTGAGCTGCTGTATGACATGGCAGAAGACAATGCTCAGGGTGAAAAAGAGATCACGCTAAAGCTATTGGCGGAAGTGGCGGGGGAGAAGGTCTCTCGTTTTGATAATAAAGGCGACATTTGGTACGACTTAATCTCTGCTGTGCACAAATCCATTCGCGGCTCAAACCCGGACGCTGCGCTTTATTGGTCGGCGAGAATGATCGCTGCCGGTTGTGATCCACTCTATATCGCGCGACGTTTGCTGGCCATTGCCTCTGAAGATGTGGGCAATGCGGATCCGAGGGCAATGCAAGTGGCTCTTTCCGCGTGGGATTGCTTTACCCGTGTTGGGCCCGCAGAAGGCGAACGCGCAATTGCACAGGCGATCGTTTACCTTGCGTGCGCGCCGAAAAGTAATGCGGTCTACACCGCTTGGAAGCAAGCGCTGTCGGATGCACATAATCTTCCTGAATTTGAAGTGCCTTTCCATTTGCGTAATGCACCGACCGGATTGATGAAAGATCTTGGTTATGGGGAAGGTTATCGATACGCTCATGATGAACCAGGGGCCTACGCCGCGGGCGAACAATATTTGCCTGCTGAAATTGATGATCGCAAGTACTATCAGCCAACAAATCGAGGCTTAGAGAGCAAAATCGCTGAAAAGTTAGATTACTTGGCTAATTTAGACGCAAATAGCCCACAAAAGCGCTATGAAAAGTAG
- the lolA gene encoding outer membrane lipoprotein chaperone LolA, whose amino-acid sequence MKKWLVVFFLSASALANPQQELNQRLGMNDGFSANFNQTVTSPEGEVVMEGEGSVDIARPSLFRWSTSLPDENLLVSDGKTLWYYSPFIEQVSIYWQEQAVQQTPFVLLTRNQSSDWENYQITQDGNVFTLVPKAADSTQGQFQIDIDAKGIVHGFNVIEQDGQKGIFKFTDMKLGKPAAARFTFNIPEGVEVDDQRN is encoded by the coding sequence ATGAAAAAATGGTTAGTTGTATTTTTCCTTAGCGCGTCAGCATTGGCAAATCCACAGCAAGAGCTTAATCAGAGATTAGGCATGAATGATGGCTTTAGCGCAAACTTCAACCAAACGGTGACAAGCCCAGAGGGTGAAGTCGTGATGGAAGGGGAAGGCAGCGTTGATATTGCCAGACCAAGCCTGTTTCGCTGGAGTACCTCTTTACCGGATGAAAACCTGTTGGTTTCGGATGGAAAAACCTTATGGTATTACAGCCCATTTATTGAACAGGTAAGCATTTACTGGCAAGAACAAGCTGTACAACAAACACCGTTTGTTTTACTCACTCGTAATCAGTCCAGTGATTGGGAAAACTATCAAATCACGCAAGATGGTAATGTGTTCACTCTCGTGCCGAAAGCGGCAGACTCTACCCAGGGGCAGTTCCAAATTGATATTGATGCAAAAGGGATTGTGCATGGTTTTAATGTCATTGAACAAGATGGACAAAAAGGCATCTTCAAGTTTACGGATATGAAACTAGGAAAGCCTGCAGCTGCCCGCTTCACCTTTAACATCCCTGAAGGGGTTGAAGTGGATGACCAAAGGAACTAA